The candidate division KSB1 bacterium genomic interval TCACGCCGTCTACCGCCAGGGTCAGCACGGTGCCCGGCGCCAGCCGCCAGTCCCAGGACACCCCCAGCCGCAGGACAATGGGCAGATCGAAGCGATCGGTCTTCAGCTCGGCCACAATCTCATCGTTGTTCCCCTCCTGCGAAGGTGCGATGTCCACGTAGGAGTTGAGATCTTCGCCCCGAATCTGCATCTTGGTTCCCACGTTGGACACGCTCATCCCGAAGCGCACCCCTCGAAACGGGGTGACGAAGAGCGTCCCCACGTCGAAAGCCACGCCACCGGCCGAGCTGTGAAAGATGCGCTCGGTCACGTACTTCACGCTGCCGCCGATGGAGAACCGATCGGTGAGGCTGCTTGCGAACGTGAAACCGATGGCTGTGCTGGCCGCCGTAAAGGTCTCCCCTGTCCCCATCTGCGCCTCAGGAGTGGTCACTTCCATTTCCTCCGTGCGCAGGGACGTTACGCTGATTCCGCCCACACCGATTCTCGCCACGGGCAGGGCAAAGGCCACGTACGTGTAATCGAGGCCAGGCAGCCAGGGCGAATGGTGGACGAAGAGGGTGCGTCGCGAAAGGAGAGCTGCGGCACCGGGATTCCAGAACAGGGCCGACCCGTCATCCGCC includes:
- a CDS encoding PorV/PorQ family protein, with amino-acid sequence MRVLKRVLALAVGLSLWAAGTTRAQQVKKVGTTAAAFLRIPVGAKAVAMGSAFSSLADDGSALFWNPGAAALLSRRTLFVHHSPWLPGLDYTYVAFALPVARIGVGGISVTSLRTEEMEVTTPEAQMGTGETFTAASTAIGFTFASSLTDRFSIGGSVKYVTERIFHSSAGGVAFDVGTLFVTPFRGVRFGMSVSNVGTKMQIRGEDLNSYVDIAPSQEGNNDEIVAELKTDRFDLPIVLRLGVSWDWRLAPGTVLTLAVDGVNPNDNAHYVNVGAQVAALDNVVFLWGGFNELFLPDREKGPTFGAGLRLPSPSRTRLCLAYAYQDFRYLGPVSHFSIEIAF